CTGGATCACTGATGATGGAGCCAAGTCGATAATGCAGCAAGCGGGCATCGATTTCGAAGGTCTCCGGATGAAAGCCGCGACCCGAAAGTTTCGGCCGGTGAAAACGGGGCTTCGCGTAAAGATCGACCTTAAGACGTCGGTGCGGACGTTCGATTCGCCAAACATCGTTGGCCGGATCGATGGAAGCGAAAAAGCCCTTCGGGATGAATATGTGCTCTATACAGCCCACTGGGATCATCTTGGGGTCGGCGAACCTGATGCAGCGGGTGACCGCATTTACAATGGTGCGTACGACAATGCTTCGGGCGTCGCGGCCGTGATCGCGATCGGCGAAACGATCAACAAAATGCCAAAGAGCGAACGTCCAAAGCGGTCGACCTACATTCTTTTCCCGACCGCCGAAGAGCAAGGTTTGCTCGGGGCTGAATACTTCGCACAGTTTCCGTTGATCCCGCTCAATAAGATCGCCGGTAACGTCAATATCGACGGTGTCAATTTCTTTGGCAGGACGAAGGACTTCTCGGCCCTCGGTGCCGAGCGGTCGACCATCGGCGAACTTGTCGCGGATGTTGCAAAGGAACGCAATATGTCGCTCGAAGGTGATATGCGACCCGAACAGGGGTTCTTCTTCCGATCGGATCATTTTCCGTTTGCCAAAGTCGGTGTTCCGGCGGTTTCGCTTCGGCACGGCGACGATTTCACGAGCCCGCTGCAGGGCGAAGCTCTCAACTTTTTCAGTAACTACACTGCAAAGTACTACCATCAACCATCAGATCAATATTACGACTGGTGGGACGCCGCAGCGATGATCCAGAATGCCGAACTCGGGCTCGCGATCGGGATGAAGATCGCAAATTCACCGGTTCTGCAAAGGTACAAGGACTCGGACGAGTTTGCGGGCGCAGATAAGAAGCGGATGGGAAAATAGTCCTTTCAACCGGAAGGCAGCGGTGTAGCGTGTGGATAAAATCGATCTAACACGCTACACTTTTTCTTTTTCGAGCATGTCAACGTTTTACATAACAACCCCGATCTATTACGCCAACAGCCTTCCGCATCTTGGCCATCTTTACACGACGATCGTGGCCGATGCGGTTCATCGATATAAACAACAGCGGGGTTTCGATGTTTTTTTTCTGACCGGTACGGACGAACACGGCGTCAATATCCAGCGGGCCGCCGAGAAAGCTGGCAAGACCCCAAAGGAGCAGGTCGATCTCATTTCAAACGAGCTAAAGCGGATGTTCTCCGATTTCGGCCTCGATCCGGCGAATGGCGGCTACGACATTTTCATGCGGACGACCGAACCCTTTCATTACCAGGGTGTCCAGCACCTATGGCGGGAAATTGCCCGGAACAAAACGCCAAAAGGGAACGAGACGATCTACAAAGGCCATTATGAAGGCTGGTTCTGCGCCCCGTGTGCGGCATACAAGCTTGAGGACGAGTATTTTACTCCCGATGGTTCGGACGTACCGTTTTGTTCGATCCACGAAAGGCCGCTTGATCGTGTGTCTGAGGAGAGTTACTTTTTCCGATTGTCGGATTACGCCGAGTTCTTGCTTGAAACGATAGAAAGCGATCTTCAAATACTTAAACCAGAGTCTCGCCGTAACGAGGTTATTTCGTTCATAAAAGGCGGTTTGCAGGATCTCTCGATCAGCCGGGAACGAAAGTCGGTTTCGTGGGGCGTGCCGGTCCCGGGTGATGACGATCATGTCATGTACGTTTGGCTCGACGCACTTTCAAATTATATAACTGCTATCGGATATGGTAATGACCGTGACGGCTCAGTCGGATTTGAAAAATACTGGCAGAATGCCATCCATCTGGTCGGCAAGGACATACTCAGGTTTCATACGGTCTATTGGTTTTCGTTTTTGAAAGCTGCCGGCCTGCCGCTGCCAAGAACCGTATATGCTCACGGAATGTGGCTCGATTCCGATGGCCGCAAGATGGGTAAAACACTCGGCAATGTGATCGAAGTTGATGTACTGCATCAACATTTTCAGGTCGATGCGGTGAGGTATTTCTGCCTTCGCGAAATGGTTTTCGGCCAGGACGGCAAGTTTGGCTATGAAAATCTGATCGAGCGTGCAAATTCCGATCTCGCTAGCGGTTTGGGAAATTTGCTTAGCCGGACGGTCTCGATGATCCAAAAATACCGCGAGGGCCGCATTCCGAGCGGGAAAATTGCGGAAGCGAACTATCTGATGGCTCGACGGGCGGGCATCGACCCCGACGGTCAGGAGATCGTTTCTGTCGTTCAGCACGCGCGTGACGAATTCATCCGCAGATTCGACAATTACGAATTCAGCCTTGCATTGGAGACACTTTGGGCGGTCATCGCCCGGGTCGACAAAATGATCTCGGACGCAAAGCCGTGGGAATTGGCCAAGGACGAGAAAAATGCCGAGACATTGAATGCCGTACTTTATCGGTCTGCCGAGACCATCAGGTGGCTCGCAACAATGGTCTATCCCGCAATGCCGCGTTCGGCCGAGGATATATACAGCCAGCTCGGGCTGCAGGCAGATGTCTCATCGCTCGATCCGGCATCGTTGGTTTGGGGCAGCCTTGAACCCGGAACTTCAATAGGTGAGATCGTCGGCATCTTTCCGCGAATCGATAGAACGAAAGTTATGAATGAGATAAACGAAACGGTATCGAAAAAAACAGAATTATCGGCCGAGGTAGAGACGCTTTCTGAACCGGCTCCGGCTGTAACTGGGCCGGGGGCAGCCGAGCAGCCTGATGACAGTTTCATTACGATCGATGATTTTCTGAAGGTCGAGCTTCGTGTCGGTCAAATAACCGTTGCCGAACGCGTTCCGAAAGCTGACAAACTTTTGCGTTTTGAGGTCGACCTCGGCGAAGAGCAGCCGCGGCAGATCCTCGCCGGGCTCGCCGAATACTATGAACCCGAAAAGCTGGTCGGCCGCAAAGTCGTCGTGGTCGCGAACCTCAAGCCCCGCATGATGCGAGGCCTCGAATCCCAGGGTATGATCTGTGCCGCATCGCTGACAGAAGAGGACACGCCGGCGATCGCGACATTTCTAGAGGACGTAAAGATTGGCGCGAGGTTGAAATAATGAGATCTGTCCGATTTATTCTTGTCATCACTCTTTTCACGGTGATGAACACCTTGGTGTCTGCTCAGGCACCGCAGAAGCCGGCTGCGAAAGGCGATTCGAAAACTGGAGTATTGGGGCATGCCGCCGACGGAAGGTACAGAAATGACCTTTTCGGTTTAGAGCTGAAATATCCGGCCGACTGGCATGTTGTCGACCAGGAGACGACAGCCGCTGTTCTCGATATAGGGACCGATTTTCTGAAGGGCGACAACCAGAGGTCAAACAACGAGCTTGAATCCTCGATAAAACAAGAGGTCGTGCTTTTTCATTTGACCCGAAAACCGATGGGAAGCATTGGAAACTGCGTCTTTATGTTGGCGGTTCAAAAGCAGCCAAGCCCGAAGGTCTTGCCGAAGATGGTCGCTGAAGCGACAAAGAGCTTATTGGTGAATAGCCCGAACCTAAAGGTCGCGAGAGACACTCGGACCGCAATGATAACAGGCCGCCAGTTTGCAATGATCGATTTTGAAATGACGGTCGGCGAGCAAAAAGTAATTATCCTCTATTATGTAACAGTAACGAAGGGTTACGCATTGTCATACTCCCTTACTTTTGCAGATACGGCCGACGCTGACCGACTGGCACTTGAAAACATTGCTCGGAGCATTACGTTCGATAAAAAGTAATGCTTGTTGATTCCCACTGCCATATTGACGGCGAGGCGTTTGATGGCGACCGCGACGAGGTCGTTCAGCGTGCTAGGGAAGCGGGCGTCGCCGCGATGCTGAACGTCGGTACGGGCGATCCGCATTCGGACGATTTTCGGCGTGCGGTCGCCGTTGCCGAGAGATATGAGAACGTCTTCGCGAGCGTCGGCGTTCACCCACACGACGCGAATCTCTACGACGACAAAGCCGAAGAGCACCTGATCGGACTTTCAAAGTCTGAAAAGGTCATCGCATGGGGCGAGATCGGCCTCGACTTCTATTACGATCACAGCCCTCGCGATGTGCAGCTTGAGGTATTTCGTCGTCAGATCCGCACCGCAAAAGCGCTAGATCTGCCGATAATTATCCATAGCCGCGATGCAAACGACGAGACCGTTGAAATACTGACCGAGGAATGCTCGTGGGATGGTTTTCGCGGGATAATGCATTGCTTTGGCGGGACGCCCGAGATGGCTGAAACGCTGATGCCGATCGGGTTCTTGATCTCTTTCGCCGGCAACGTCACGTTCAAGAAAGCCGAAGATCTACGCAATGCCGCAATGGCCGTTCCGCTTGAAAAGCTGTTGGTCGAAACAGATTGCCCATTCCTCACACCGGTCCCGTTTCGGGGTAAGCGAAATGAGCCTTCAATGGTCGTCCAGACGGCTCGTTTCCTGTCTGATCTCTACGGGGTCGGGTTCGAGGAACTGGCAGAAAAGACCACACGCAATTTTCTAGACTTCTTTCGACTAAAGTTGCCCGCAATTTAGTATCTAAACTTAAAATGACCCAGCGGTCGTGTAATTCGGCCCGATTCGTGGCAAAATCTCCACTATGGCTAAAGAAAATTCCTTCGATATCGTATCGAAAACCGACTACGCCGAAGTCACCAATGCTATCAACCAAACTTCTAAAGAGATCTCCCAGAGGTTTGACTTCAAGGGAAGCAAGGCCGCAGTCGAATTGCAGCAAAAAGATCTATTGCTGACCGCCGAAGATGAAACGAAACTCCGGAACATGAACGACATTTTGCAGAGCAAGCTCGTAAAACGCGGCATCTCGCTCAAGGCCCTGGATTATCAGAAGATCGAGCCCGCAGCCGGCGGCACGGTCCGCCAGACCGTCAAGATCCAACAGGGAATCCCCACCGATAAAGCGAAAGAGGTGGTGAAGTTCATCAAAGACGGAAAATTCAAGGTCCAGGCGTCGATCCAGGGCGAGACCGTGCGTGTTTCGGGTAAGGATCGCGATACGCTGCAGGAGATCATCGCGGCTCTTAAGGCGAACGATTTTGGCATCGACATGCAGTTCGATAACTACCGCTCGAACTAACATCCAGTTATGAACACCTTCGCGGTCACCAAAAAGGAGCTTCTTCCTGACAACGCGGCCCGTAAAATATTCGGCCTGATCAAGAACGAAATGGCTCTTGTCGAGGCTGAGTTTGAACGCCAGGCGAGATCGAATATTCAGGTGATCGACTATCTCGGCGACTATTTGCGATCTTCGGGCGGCAAACGTGTTCGTCCGGCATTGTTGATCTTGTCGCATTCCTGCATTGGCGGCACTCCGGGATCGGACAGCGTGATTCGTCTTGCGACCGTGATGGAGATGCTTCATACGGCGACCCTTGTACACGACGACATAATCGACAACGCAGACCTGCGTCGAAATCGTCCGTCGGTAAATGCAAAGTTCGGCAATCAGGCGGCCGTGCTGATGGGCGACTGGTTATATATGTCGGCGTTCGAGACGTCACTAAGAGAACGCTCGCTCGAGATCCTTGATATCCTGACACGACTGACGCGAAAAATGACCGAGGGTGAGTTGATCCAACTTACAATGATCGGCAATGTCGACATCACCCGCGAGGATTATTTCGACATTCTGCGACGCAAGACCGCGTATCTTTTTTCTGGCTGCTGCGAGATCGGAGCAATAATCGGGAAAGCAGCAAGAGATCAGCAAGAGGCGCTGCGTGAATATGGGATGAACCTTGGGATCGCTTTTCAGTTGGCTGACGATCTGCTCGATCTGACCTCGGATGACGTGACACTCGGGAAAAAGGCGGGGTCGGATCTGATCGAAGGCAAGATAACAATGCCTTTGATCCTTCTGGCTGAGATCGAGCCGAGCATCAAACACCTTTTGGAAGAGATCATGGCGGCCGGTTTTTATCCCGAAAGTTCAAAAGACCGGCTCGACGCATTATTTGCTTCTAACGGGATCCAACGTCAGACCCGCGAGATCGCAGTGGAATATGCTGAACGGGCTAGAAAAAACCTTGAAGTTTTGCCCAAATCAGAGTATCGTACTGCTTTGGAATCGATACCGAATTACGTGATCGATCGTAATAAGTAGCCCCATTTTTCAGGATTCCTAATATTTTCGGTCCAAAAATCTGCAAACTCGTAAACTTTGATCTGCCAGCATGTTAGACGAAAATCTTATAGCAACGCTTGAAACAAGTTTGCGGCAGACCCGTAATGCGCAGAATCGCTTAATGGTGCTTCTGCGTGAAGTTGAATCGGAAAGCGAACGGCTTCGAGAAGAAAGGGAACGTCTTCGCGAAGAGATTCAGGCTCTCGAGAATAGTGCATCGCAGACCGAGTCGGCCATCGACAGCCTGCTTGTGAGTCTGCGGTCGGGAAGCCGAATGTCCCGTATCGGACGTGAGATCAGATTCGAGGACGATTACGAAAATGTTCCGGAGACTCGGCCCTCGCGTGTCTCGAAACGCATACCGAATCGACAACAGCAGTCGAACAAAGGCACCGTAGCCTACATCAATCAGGCCCGCGGAGTTCCGTCGCGTACTAACAACATCGAACCGATAAGCCATCGGTTTTCCGATCGGACAATAACTCAGGCCTGTACGCTGCTGCTGCGAGAGGCCGGAAAGCCCCTGCATGTTAACGAACTTTACAATCTGCTGGTCGCCGGCGGGATGGAGTTCAAGGGTAACAATCCGACGATCTCGGTTGCTGTTTCATTGAACCGCAACCGAAGATTTCGTAAAGTCGACCCCGGTACGTTCGATCTTGCAATGCGTGAAGCATCGCAGGTCGCGTCCTAGTCCGCGAAAAGAGTTTTCGACGGTCTCGCGAAATCCATATTCAGGGTCTCGTTTATATGTTTGGCCCGGCAGATATCGCTTCCGGCCTCTTGCTGCTCAAAATGAAAAAACATCTCTTCTTGCTCGCCGCGCTATTCGTACTGATCGCCGCTGGCGACCTCGCTGCTCAGAAGGTTCGTCTGCGATCACAGATCACGCCAAACTGTGGCTCGTCCTCAAGCCTCAAGTTTGCTGACATTTATGCTGATGGCAATATCGCGGTGATGGGGAGCTTTAATTGCCGCGGGGCGTTCATCTTTAATGTTTCCAATCCCGATGCTCCCGTCTTATCATCGTGGTACAACCCGGGCGCAAATCAACAGTTTCTGGAAGCGATCGTCGTCGGCAATCGGGGATACTTTGGAAGCGGAAACAGTGGCGGTGTTCATATCGTTGACCTTTCAAATCCATCAAACCCGCAGCTTCTTGGTATCGTGAATTCGACCAACGGAAATGGGCATAACTCGATCCACGAAATGCTCGTTCACGAACAGAACGGAGCCATCTTCCTGATCGAAAATTCAAACGTTACGAGTAATAAACTGATAAAGATCATAAACGTCACAAATCCTGCAAGCCCGGTCTTTGTTCGTGACCTTAACCCGACCGAGGTCAGCTGGGTGCACGCAATGCATATTCGCGGCAACAAAATGTATACGTCCGGTTGGGGCAACGGATCGAACAGGGCAAAGACCGAGATCTTTGATATCTCGAACCTTGCTACCCAGGCGCCGGTTCTTCTCGGAACGATCACCGATCCGAACGCTTCGGTGACGAACGGGAACAACATGCACAGCAGTTGGACAAGCGAAAACGGCAACTATTTGTATAGCGCTCGCGAGGTCACGAATAGTAACGGCCCGAGTCCGGGCGACCTCCGGGTCTACGACGTGAGCAATCCCGCAGTGCCGGTGCTGGTGAACCGGCTGACGATGACCGACCTCGGCCTCAATGCCGTTACGCCGCATAACCCCGTGGTGATGGGAAACAAGCTGTACATATCCTGGTATCAGGCGGGGCTTCAGGTCTTTGACATCACAAATCCGGTTCAACCGACGCGGATCGGGCAATTTGATACGTACACGCCCGCATTCTCGCCGGAGGAATCGAACGAGAATGTGACCGGTGACCCGTGGGACGTGATGTGCGGCCGCGATGGCCTGCAAAATGCTCTTCCGACGACATACAACGGAGCATGGGCCGTATTTCCATTCCTCGGAGAAAGCAAAGTGCTGGTCGGCGACCTTGCTGCCGGTCTGATAACGGTCGATGTTACCAAGGCTTTGGATACTGCGAAGAACGTTATCTCTGATTTTGACGGCGACGGGCGCACCGACCTTTCGGTTTACACGCCTTCGAATGGCCTTTGGCAGATCGAAGCAAGTTCGAACGGCGATCCGACGGCCGCTTATTTTGGGCTCGCCGAAGATCAATTAGTGACAGGCGACTATGACGGCGATGGCCGTTCGGATATCGCCGTCTGGCGTCCGTCGTCGGGTATATGGTACGTCTCGGGAAGCTCGTCAGGCTTTTTTGCTTCGCAGTTTGGCCAATCGGGAGATGTGCCGGTTCCCGGCGATTACGATGCTGATGGCAAGACCGATATTGCCGTTTGGCGTCCGTCGAATGGCGTTTGGTACGTATTTCAAAGCACGCTGGGAATCAAATATCTTCAGTGGGGCTTGAGCGGCGACAAACCCGTCGTCGGCGATTTTGAGGGCGACGGCAAAGCAGATTTCGCTGTTTGGCGGCCGTCGAACGGGGTCTGGTATGTGATGCAGAGTTCGTCGACTCTACCGATATTCTCCGCCTTTGGGTTGAATGGAGACAAACCGCTTTTCGCGGATTTCGACGGCGACGGCAGGTCTGAATTTGCGGTGTTCCGTCCTTCGACCGGGGTTTGGTACATCCTTAATGGAGCTACATCGCAATTTTCGGCTTATCAGTTCGGACTCAGCGAGGACCTTCCGATTCCGTCGGATTTTGACGGCGACGGCAAGGCTGACATAGCGGTCTTCCGGCCAAGTACAAATGCCTGGTACCGGATCAACAGTTCGAACGGCGCGTTCAACGCGCGGGTCTACGGCAACCAGGGCGATGTCCCGTCGCCGACTTCTGTCCAACCAGAGTAGTTCGTCCGCACAAAGTTAATTATGCCTGAAGTTAGGTGAGTAACTTGACTTTGGGCTTTTTGTTTTTATTATGGCTTTATGAAATTACTTCTGACGATCAGCAGCGGAGTGCTTTCCGGACGTGTATACGAACTCGAGAGCGGTTTCCTAACAGTGGGCAGAGGTGAAAATTGCAGTATCAGATTCGATCCGGTCGGTGAACGAATCGCTTCGAAGCAACATGCATTCATTGAGGCGAAGCAGGATGGCTTCTATATCACCGACAACAACAGCACCAATGGCACGCTGGTCAACGGAAGCAGGGTACAGACCGCCAAGATCAACAACGGCGACACCGTCCAGTTCGGGCGAAACGGCGTGACGGCCAGTATTCGCATCGAAGGCGTCGATCCGATCGGGGCCGCGATGCCGAAGGACGAGTTTCGGGAACTGCAGATCGAGCAGTTTCAACAGATCGCTCAGAGTCAGCCCGATAGATTTCAAAATTCGATGTCGAACATTGGGCTCGGCCACATCGAGGCTAAGCCCGAACCGAGTAAGACCGGCAAGTATATAGGCATCGGGGTTACAATTTTTGCGATCGTTTTTTTGTCTCTGATCGTCATTGGCCTGATGTTCTTGAGCGTGGGGATAGTGCCTGCGGTCATCGCCGCTGTCGTCGCGTTCATTCCGGCGATGTTCTATCTTCTGCCGCTGGTATGGCTTGACCGTTACGACCCCGAACCGTTCTGGCTGCTTTCTCTTGCATTTGCCTGGGGAGCGTTGGTCGCCGTTATAGTTTCGTTTATCGTTAATACAGGGGTCGGCATTGGCGTTGCGGTCGGCATCGGCGGTCAGGAGGGTATGATCTTAGGCAACGTCATCGGCGCGGTCATTTCGGCACCGGTGGTCGAGGAGGCTTCGAAAGGCGTTGGCCTATTGATACTCCTGATATTCTTTCGCCGATACTTTGACGACATTTTGGATGGGATAGTTTTCGCCGGCGTCATCGCCCTCGGATTTGCTACGGTTGAGAACGTACTTTATTATGGCCGCGCTCTTGGTCAAAGCGGTTTACCCGGACTCGTGATCATTTTCTTCATGCGAGGAATATTATCGCCGTTCGCTCATGTGACGTTCACCGCCCTTACCGGCATCGGCTGCGGCATTGCCAGAGAATCGCATAATACTCTGGTGCGGATCATCATGCCGATCCTCGGCTACATCGGCGCGGTCGCACTCCATGCGCTATGGAACGGGATGGCCGTCTTTGGCGGACTTGAAACTTTCCTGGTCGGCTATCTGATCCTCGAGATCCCTTTCTTCCTCATTTTCATCGGATTCTCTTTCTTCGTAATGTGGCGGCAGAACAAGATATTGAAGGAAATGCTGGCGATCGATATTGCTCGCGGTTTGATACCGCAAGAGCATGCGACCACCGCAACCTCGGCGTTCAAGAGCACAGGATGGCTTTTGGGTGGTTTGTTTGGCGGGAAGTTCAGGGCACGTTCGCGCTACCTCCGGGCGATAGGAAAACTCGGTTTGAGTTATTGGCACATCCAGCGTGCAACCGCCGCCCAAGGTCAGACCGGCAGTTTTCAACAGAACCCGATCCTTCGCGAAGAGGTTTTGAAATGGCGAGATCAGGTATAGCCGCGTCAAGGCGTTCTATTTACTCGATCGAAAAAAAACGAAAACCACCGGGTAATTCCGGTGGTTCTGAATTTTTTGGTAGGCCGAGCAGGGATCGAACCTGCGACCCACGGATTAAGAGTCCGTTGCTCTACCGACTGAGCTATCGACCCAACCGGGACAGATTATAGCAATCACAAAGAGATACTGTAAAGCAGGCCGTGCACCTATAATCCGAGAGCGCGATCGCAGCCGCCCAAGTGTCGATCGGTTTCTTCAACAATTCGGATTTTTCATTTAGAATCAGAAGTCTGATGCCGGATCGGTTCTGCATCGGCCCGCTATGAAAGAATGCCCTAAATGTGAGCAGTGCTATCCGGACGAGGTCGCAAATTGTCCTCAGGACCAGACGCCGACCAAACTATCGCTTCCCGGAACACAACTCTTGGCCGATCGATACCTTTTGGTAAAGAGGCTTGGCCGGGGCGCCATGGGTCAGGTATACCTCGCCAACGACAACAAGTTTGCTGCGCGAAAAGTGGCGGTCAAGACCGTCCGGCAGGACATTCTCAACAGCGAAGACATGCAGGAAGGCGAAGCGATCGCGAGATTTGAACGCGAAGCACAGGCCGCCGCTTCGATCCAGCACCCGAATACCGTCAGCGTTACAGATTTTGGCGAATCGCGCGATGGCGTCTTCTACCTTGTGATGGAATACGTCGAAGGTGAGACCCTTCATCGGCTGCTTCGTCGCGAAGGGACATTACCCGTGAAACGTGCCGTCGGGCTGCTGCGTCAGATCGCCGACGGTGTCGAAGCCGCGCACTCGATCGGGATCCTCCACCGCGACCTCAAACCGGCGAACATCTTCATAATGCAGAAGACGAAAGGCGATGGGTTCGTCAAGGTCGGCGATTTCGGCTTGGCAAAGATCGTCAATCAAACGGTCACCGACTTCAGTTCGAATGCGACACCGTCATCCCGCGGGATAATCGGCACGCCGGAATTCATGTCGCCAGAACAGATGCAGCCCGAAGTTGGCGTCGATGTGCGTGCAGACATTTACGCCTTGAGCACGATCGCGTATCTGATGCTCGGCGGAAAGACGCCGTTCTCAGGGGACATGATGCAGCTCGTCATGCAAAAGATAATGCATAAGCCGGCGCCCTTGTCGACCCTGAGGACCGATCTTCCGGCGGATGTCGAAAGCGCGATCATGCGCTCATTGGCGATCAATGCCGCCGAACGACACAGCACGGTCGCCGAGTGGATAGAAGATCTCGAGATTGCGGCAGCCGATGCCGATGAGCCGCGAAAAGCCGGCGGGCCGCGGCTTGTGGTACTTGCCCCGGTGGGGTCCGAGGTTTATGTCGATGACGAGCGGCGGGGTAGCATTGGCCGCTCAGGGCGCGTCGTGTTGTCCGATATTCCGGCCGGCCAGCATGTCCTGCGTGTATCGCATCCG
The DNA window shown above is from Chloracidobacterium sp. and carries:
- a CDS encoding M28 family peptidase translates to MKRTTAIAFLITTLSITPFFQTLEGRFDAVKIRERVKRLSADDFEGRGPGNEGSKKAAEYIAAQMKAVGIKPGNGKSYFQNVKLAGIKVDPSTQLVVSGRSAQPRSFRFGDDFVATTGAQREGVSVDAELVFMGYGIDAPLYNWNDYSGPAEDYRGKVLLIMVNDPPATTEEPNLFGGKALTYYGRWTYKYEEAARRGAAGVILIHTNETAGYGWNVVRTSFGGARSEIFREPGNNRPFLDLMSWITDDGAKSIMQQAGIDFEGLRMKAATRKFRPVKTGLRVKIDLKTSVRTFDSPNIVGRIDGSEKALRDEYVLYTAHWDHLGVGEPDAAGDRIYNGAYDNASGVAAVIAIGETINKMPKSERPKRSTYILFPTAEEQGLLGAEYFAQFPLIPLNKIAGNVNIDGVNFFGRTKDFSALGAERSTIGELVADVAKERNMSLEGDMRPEQGFFFRSDHFPFAKVGVPAVSLRHGDDFTSPLQGEALNFFSNYTAKYYHQPSDQYYDWWDAAAMIQNAELGLAIGMKIANSPVLQRYKDSDEFAGADKKRMGK
- the metG gene encoding methionine--tRNA ligase is translated as MSTFYITTPIYYANSLPHLGHLYTTIVADAVHRYKQQRGFDVFFLTGTDEHGVNIQRAAEKAGKTPKEQVDLISNELKRMFSDFGLDPANGGYDIFMRTTEPFHYQGVQHLWREIARNKTPKGNETIYKGHYEGWFCAPCAAYKLEDEYFTPDGSDVPFCSIHERPLDRVSEESYFFRLSDYAEFLLETIESDLQILKPESRRNEVISFIKGGLQDLSISRERKSVSWGVPVPGDDDHVMYVWLDALSNYITAIGYGNDRDGSVGFEKYWQNAIHLVGKDILRFHTVYWFSFLKAAGLPLPRTVYAHGMWLDSDGRKMGKTLGNVIEVDVLHQHFQVDAVRYFCLREMVFGQDGKFGYENLIERANSDLASGLGNLLSRTVSMIQKYREGRIPSGKIAEANYLMARRAGIDPDGQEIVSVVQHARDEFIRRFDNYEFSLALETLWAVIARVDKMISDAKPWELAKDEKNAETLNAVLYRSAETIRWLATMVYPAMPRSAEDIYSQLGLQADVSSLDPASLVWGSLEPGTSIGEIVGIFPRIDRTKVMNEINETVSKKTELSAEVETLSEPAPAVTGPGAAEQPDDSFITIDDFLKVELRVGQITVAERVPKADKLLRFEVDLGEEQPRQILAGLAEYYEPEKLVGRKVVVVANLKPRMMRGLESQGMICAASLTEEDTPAIATFLEDVKIGARLK
- a CDS encoding TatD family hydrolase, with protein sequence MLVDSHCHIDGEAFDGDRDEVVQRAREAGVAAMLNVGTGDPHSDDFRRAVAVAERYENVFASVGVHPHDANLYDDKAEEHLIGLSKSEKVIAWGEIGLDFYYDHSPRDVQLEVFRRQIRTAKALDLPIIIHSRDANDETVEILTEECSWDGFRGIMHCFGGTPEMAETLMPIGFLISFAGNVTFKKAEDLRNAAMAVPLEKLLVETDCPFLTPVPFRGKRNEPSMVVQTARFLSDLYGVGFEELAEKTTRNFLDFFRLKLPAI
- a CDS encoding YajQ family cyclic di-GMP-binding protein; its protein translation is MAKENSFDIVSKTDYAEVTNAINQTSKEISQRFDFKGSKAAVELQQKDLLLTAEDETKLRNMNDILQSKLVKRGISLKALDYQKIEPAAGGTVRQTVKIQQGIPTDKAKEVVKFIKDGKFKVQASIQGETVRVSGKDRDTLQEIIAALKANDFGIDMQFDNYRSN
- a CDS encoding polyprenyl synthetase family protein, which codes for MNTFAVTKKELLPDNAARKIFGLIKNEMALVEAEFERQARSNIQVIDYLGDYLRSSGGKRVRPALLILSHSCIGGTPGSDSVIRLATVMEMLHTATLVHDDIIDNADLRRNRPSVNAKFGNQAAVLMGDWLYMSAFETSLRERSLEILDILTRLTRKMTEGELIQLTMIGNVDITREDYFDILRRKTAYLFSGCCEIGAIIGKAARDQQEALREYGMNLGIAFQLADDLLDLTSDDVTLGKKAGSDLIEGKITMPLILLAEIEPSIKHLLEEIMAAGFYPESSKDRLDALFASNGIQRQTREIAVEYAERARKNLEVLPKSEYRTALESIPNYVIDRNK
- a CDS encoding PrsW family intramembrane metalloprotease, translating into MKLLLTISSGVLSGRVYELESGFLTVGRGENCSIRFDPVGERIASKQHAFIEAKQDGFYITDNNSTNGTLVNGSRVQTAKINNGDTVQFGRNGVTASIRIEGVDPIGAAMPKDEFRELQIEQFQQIAQSQPDRFQNSMSNIGLGHIEAKPEPSKTGKYIGIGVTIFAIVFLSLIVIGLMFLSVGIVPAVIAAVVAFIPAMFYLLPLVWLDRYDPEPFWLLSLAFAWGALVAVIVSFIVNTGVGIGVAVGIGGQEGMILGNVIGAVISAPVVEEASKGVGLLILLIFFRRYFDDILDGIVFAGVIALGFATVENVLYYGRALGQSGLPGLVIIFFMRGILSPFAHVTFTALTGIGCGIARESHNTLVRIIMPILGYIGAVALHALWNGMAVFGGLETFLVGYLILEIPFFLIFIGFSFFVMWRQNKILKEMLAIDIARGLIPQEHATTATSAFKSTGWLLGGLFGGKFRARSRYLRAIGKLGLSYWHIQRATAAQGQTGSFQQNPILREEVLKWRDQV
- a CDS encoding protein kinase: MKECPKCEQCYPDEVANCPQDQTPTKLSLPGTQLLADRYLLVKRLGRGAMGQVYLANDNKFAARKVAVKTVRQDILNSEDMQEGEAIARFEREAQAAASIQHPNTVSVTDFGESRDGVFYLVMEYVEGETLHRLLRREGTLPVKRAVGLLRQIADGVEAAHSIGILHRDLKPANIFIMQKTKGDGFVKVGDFGLAKIVNQTVTDFSSNATPSSRGIIGTPEFMSPEQMQPEVGVDVRADIYALSTIAYLMLGGKTPFSGDMMQLVMQKIMHKPAPLSTLRTDLPADVESAIMRSLAINAAERHSTVAEWIEDLEIAAADADEPRKAGGPRLVVLAPVGSEVYVDDERRGSIGRSGRVVLSDIPAGQHVLRVSHPGEKDDERVIEIRPGAEEQVIQAQLRALHGTGSQPSPSQGSNSSGIHSSVIPGIVACIQCGSRFAEGVKFCGRCGGRAFAPVVAGDAGGFPCPRCSTMLAANSKFCGKCGLNIVTTNPPSQPLSTGFLSNVPQQAERICRRCGGSYPPNIRFCGRCGGNMY